In Mixophyes fleayi isolate aMixFle1 unplaced genomic scaffold, aMixFle1.hap1 Scaffold_93, whole genome shotgun sequence, the following proteins share a genomic window:
- the LOC142136039 gene encoding osmosensitive cation channel TMEM63C-like isoform X1, whose product MSGGGALLGVSLGAADGLWRLGCCGPTAWCGGSGGQRSQGNHPADQCDITSLDAFLQSTASMEPPLPEDPTGNVTDQCYRAHSRSSVLQGLPFGGVPTVLAINFLAWLFLLLVFSCLRKAAWDYGRLALLIDNDSPAMRRRWTSYNLTSLFYGEPTDKEKSPCEISPSDLTSKDLGFCSWLSSIYQMKDEDIQSKCGADAITYLSYQRHLLVLLLLVCVLSVSIILPVNFSGDLLGDSPAQFGRTTIVNVPIQDRFLWLHSVFALVYFLLTALCMKHHSTSLHYREDDQVNKYTNICTSYSSSLSLANQSFFISLISSRSSKLSCLFATINSLPPSSYPALPLCHPNFVSFFSSKIEAIRLNISSSHHSPATLIDLPSSINRLVLLPPYLG is encoded by the exons ATGTCAGGAGGCGGCGCCCTGCTCGGGGTATCGCTGGGAGCAGCTGACGGTCTCTGGCGCTTAGGATGCTGCGGGCCGACAG CTTGGTGTGGGGGCTCtggaggtcagaggtcacaaggaAACCACCCAGCTGATcagtgtgacatcaccag CTTGGACGCCTTCTTACAGTCAACAGCTTCCATGGAGCCTCCACTGCCTGAGGACCCTACAGGGAATGTGACGGATCAGTGTTACAGAGCTCACTCACGCAGTTCTGTGCTACAGGGGCTTCCATTTGGAGGAGTGCCCACTGTCCTGGCTATTAATTTCCTGGCATGGCTG TTTCTGCTCCTGGTATTCTCATGTCTCAGGAAAGCTGCCTGGGACTATGGGCGTCTCGCTCTCCTGATAGACAATGACAG CCCGGCAATGCGACGCAGATGGACATCATATAA CCTCACCTCTCTCTTCTACGGGGAACCAACCGACAAGGAGAAGTCCCCCTGTGAGATTAGCCCCTCAGACCTGACAAGTAAAGATCTG GGATTCTGCTCCTGGCTCAGCTCTATTTATCAGATGAA GGATGAGGATATTCAGAGTAAATGTGGGGCAGATGCCATCACCTACCTGTCCTATCAGCGCCATCTGCTAGTGCTGCTGTTACTTGTCTGTGTCCTTTCTGTGTCTATCATATTGCCTGTGAACTTCTCTGGGGATTTGCTGG GTGACAGTCCGGCTCAGTTTGGTCGTACGACTATCGTCAATGTTCCCATTCA AGACCGCTTCCTGTGGCTGCACAGTGTGTTTGCGTTGGTCTATTTCCTGCTGACTGCGCTGTGTATGAAGCATCACTCAACCTCATTACACTACAGAGAGGATGATCaggtaaataaatatacaaatatatgtacTTCCTACAGCtcctccctctccctcgctaacCAATCCTTCTTCatatccctcatttcttctcggTCTTCCAAACTAagctgcctctttgccacaatcaattctctccccccctcctcctatcctgctctccctctctgccacccCAACTTTGTCtcttttttctcctccaaaattgaggctatcagactcaacatctcctcctcgcATCATTCTCCTGCCACCCTCATCGATCTACCTTCCTCCATCAACCGactggtgctccttccgccctacttGGGGTGA
- the LOC142136039 gene encoding osmosensitive cation channel TMEM63C-like isoform X2 produces MSGGGALLGVSLGAADGLWRLGCCGPTAWCGGSGGQRSQGNHPADQCDITSLDAFLQSTASMEPPLPEDPTGNVTDQCYRAHSRSSVLQGLPFGGVPTVLAINFLAWLFLLLVFSCLRKAAWDYGRLALLIDNDSLTSLFYGEPTDKEKSPCEISPSDLTSKDLGFCSWLSSIYQMKDEDIQSKCGADAITYLSYQRHLLVLLLLVCVLSVSIILPVNFSGDLLGDSPAQFGRTTIVNVPIQDRFLWLHSVFALVYFLLTALCMKHHSTSLHYREDDQVNKYTNICTSYSSSLSLANQSFFISLISSRSSKLSCLFATINSLPPSSYPALPLCHPNFVSFFSSKIEAIRLNISSSHHSPATLIDLPSSINRLVLLPPYLG; encoded by the exons ATGTCAGGAGGCGGCGCCCTGCTCGGGGTATCGCTGGGAGCAGCTGACGGTCTCTGGCGCTTAGGATGCTGCGGGCCGACAG CTTGGTGTGGGGGCTCtggaggtcagaggtcacaaggaAACCACCCAGCTGATcagtgtgacatcaccag CTTGGACGCCTTCTTACAGTCAACAGCTTCCATGGAGCCTCCACTGCCTGAGGACCCTACAGGGAATGTGACGGATCAGTGTTACAGAGCTCACTCACGCAGTTCTGTGCTACAGGGGCTTCCATTTGGAGGAGTGCCCACTGTCCTGGCTATTAATTTCCTGGCATGGCTG TTTCTGCTCCTGGTATTCTCATGTCTCAGGAAAGCTGCCTGGGACTATGGGCGTCTCGCTCTCCTGATAGACAATGACAG CCTCACCTCTCTCTTCTACGGGGAACCAACCGACAAGGAGAAGTCCCCCTGTGAGATTAGCCCCTCAGACCTGACAAGTAAAGATCTG GGATTCTGCTCCTGGCTCAGCTCTATTTATCAGATGAA GGATGAGGATATTCAGAGTAAATGTGGGGCAGATGCCATCACCTACCTGTCCTATCAGCGCCATCTGCTAGTGCTGCTGTTACTTGTCTGTGTCCTTTCTGTGTCTATCATATTGCCTGTGAACTTCTCTGGGGATTTGCTGG GTGACAGTCCGGCTCAGTTTGGTCGTACGACTATCGTCAATGTTCCCATTCA AGACCGCTTCCTGTGGCTGCACAGTGTGTTTGCGTTGGTCTATTTCCTGCTGACTGCGCTGTGTATGAAGCATCACTCAACCTCATTACACTACAGAGAGGATGATCaggtaaataaatatacaaatatatgtacTTCCTACAGCtcctccctctccctcgctaacCAATCCTTCTTCatatccctcatttcttctcggTCTTCCAAACTAagctgcctctttgccacaatcaattctctccccccctcctcctatcctgctctccctctctgccacccCAACTTTGTCtcttttttctcctccaaaattgaggctatcagactcaacatctcctcctcgcATCATTCTCCTGCCACCCTCATCGATCTACCTTCCTCCATCAACCGactggtgctccttccgccctacttGGGGTGA